The DNA window CGATGGGGGCCAAGCGGGTCGGCGCCAGCAAGCTGGCCCTGATCGGCTCGGTGATCGGCACCTTCGCCGGTCTCGCCTTCGGCCTGGTCGGGGTCTTCGTCGGCCCCTTCGTCGGCGCCCTGATCGGTGAGCTGATCCACACCCGCGAACTGTCCAAGGCCACCCAGGTCGGGATCGGCACCTGGGTCGGCATCATCGTCGGCACCGTGCTCAAGTTCGGCCTGGCCTTCGCCATGGTCGGCCTGTTCGCCCTGGCTTGGTTCTTCTGAAAGACCCCCTGCCGGTACCGACCCTTCGCCGGTTCTGCTGAACCGACCGGCCGCGGCGACGCGGCCGGTTCACGCCTCGTTCGCACGCCGATGCAAGACTGCAGCGGTTTGCCGTACGCCGACCCGACGCCATGACCTCTGCCCTGTCCCGAACCCGATCGCTGCCCTGTCTGCTCCTGGCCATCGCCCCTATCGCGGCCGGCGCGCAGGAGGCCAAGCCGCAACCGGCGACGCCCGAAGCCTGTCTGGCGATCGCCAACGACGCCGATCGCCTGAGTTGCTACGACAGCGCGCTCGGCCGCAGCGCGGCCGGCGTGCGCCAGGCCGATATCGCCGCCAAGGAAGCCAAGGCGATCCAGCGCAACCTGGAACTCGGCGACCAGCTCGAAGGCGCGCCCAAGCCCGGCCTGGGCGAGCGGGCCAAGCGCGCGGTCGGCGCCAACGACCTGTTCAGTCACGAAGAAGCGCTCGACAGCGCGATCGCCAACGCCGGCAAGGGCGGCCTGCTCGACAGCCGCTGGGAACTGGCCAAGGACTCCAAGCTCGGCGTGTTCAACTTCCGCGCCTACAAGCCGGTGTATCTGCTGCCGGCGTTCTGGAGCAGCAAGCCCAACGTGCTGCCGCATTCGCCCAACCCGCGCAACACGGTGACCCAGCCGCAATCGCTCAAGGACGTCGAGGCCAAGTTCCAGATCAGCTTCAAGACCAAGGCGGTGGAAAACCTGTTCGGCGACAACGGCGACATCTGGATGGGCTACACCCAGTCCTCGCGCTGGCAGGTCTACAACGGCGAGGATTCGCGCCCGTTCCGCGAAACCAATTACGAACCCGAAGTGATGCTGGTGTTCCGCAACAACTACCGCATCGGCGGTTGGAACGGGCGCATGGCCGGGATCGGCATCAACCACCAGTCCAACGGCCGCGCCGATCCGTTCTCGCGCAGCTGGAACCGGGTGATCGGCCAGATCGGCTGGGACCGCGACAACTGGGCGGTCGTGGCGCGACCGTGGTGGCGTTTGTCGGACGGCAACGACGACGACAATCCGGATATCGAGGACTACATCGGCCGCGGCGACCTGACCATCGTCCATACCCGCGGCGGCCACGAGTTCTCGCTGATGG is part of the Lysobacter firmicutimachus genome and encodes:
- a CDS encoding DUF456 domain-containing protein; amino-acid sequence: MDLQTLYYILAAVLVVIGIVGTVLPALPGLPLVFVGMALAAWASDFEKVGWVTLVVLGLLTALSLGIDFLATAMGAKRVGASKLALIGSVIGTFAGLAFGLVGVFVGPFVGALIGELIHTRELSKATQVGIGTWVGIIVGTVLKFGLAFAMVGLFALAWFF
- a CDS encoding phospholipase A; the encoded protein is MTSALSRTRSLPCLLLAIAPIAAGAQEAKPQPATPEACLAIANDADRLSCYDSALGRSAAGVRQADIAAKEAKAIQRNLELGDQLEGAPKPGLGERAKRAVGANDLFSHEEALDSAIANAGKGGLLDSRWELAKDSKLGVFNFRAYKPVYLLPAFWSSKPNVLPHSPNPRNTVTQPQSLKDVEAKFQISFKTKAVENLFGDNGDIWMGYTQSSRWQVYNGEDSRPFRETNYEPEVMLVFRNNYRIGGWNGRMAGIGINHQSNGRADPFSRSWNRVIGQIGWDRDNWAVVARPWWRLSDGNDDDNPDIEDYIGRGDLTIVHTRGGHEFSLMARHSLRGGDRSHGALQFDWGFPIHNQLRGHLQIFDGYGESMIDYNHRATYVGLGISLLEWY